A DNA window from Bos javanicus breed banteng chromosome 10, ARS-OSU_banteng_1.0, whole genome shotgun sequence contains the following coding sequences:
- the GCNT3 gene encoding beta-1,3-galactosyl-O-glycosyl-glycoprotein beta-1,6-N-acetylglucosaminyltransferase 3: protein MKMTGWKKKLCRGHHLWALGCYMLLAVVALRLSLRLKCDVDSLDLESRDFQSQRCRDVLYKNLKLPAKRSINCSGITRGDQEAVVQALLDNLEVKKKRLPFTDTYYLNITRDCEQFKAQRKFIQFPLSKEELDFPIAYSMVVHEKIENFERLLRAVYAPQNIYCVHVDVKSPETFKEAVKAIISCFPNVFMASKLVPVVYASWSRVQADLNCMEDLLQSSVPWKYLLNTCGTDFPIKTNAEMVLALKMLNGKNSMESEIPSEYKKNRWKYRYEVTDRLYLTSKMKDPPPDNLPMFTGNAYFVASRAFVQHVLENPKSQRLIEWVKDTYSPDEHLWATLQRAPWMPGSVPYHPKYHISDMTAIARLVKWQGHEGDVSMGAPYAPCSGIHQRAICIYGAGDLHWILQNHHLLANKFDPRVDDNVLQCLEEYLRHKAIYGTEL, encoded by the coding sequence ATGAAGATGACTGGGTGGAAGAAGAAGCTTTGCCGGGGGCATCATCTGTGGGCTCTGGGCTGCTATATGCTGCTGGCCGTTGTTGCTCTGAGGCTTTCTCTCAGGTTGAAATGTGATGTAGATTCCTTGGATCTGGAGTCCAGGGACTTCCAAAGTCAGCGTTGTAGGGACGTCTTGTACAAGAACCTGAAGCTGCCAGCAAAGAGATCCATCAACTGTTCTGGGATCACACGAGGGGACCAGGAAGCGGTGGTCCAGGCTCTCCTGGACAACCTGGAAGTCAAGAAGAAGCGGTTGCCTTTCACTGACACCTATTACCTCAACATAACCAGAGACTGTGAGCAGTTTAAGGCCCAAAGGAAGTTCATACAGTTCCCACTGAGCAAAGAAGAGTTAGACTTCCCCATTGCATACTCGATGGTGGTCCATGAGAAGATTGAAAACTTTGAACGGCTGCTGCGAGCTGTGTATGCCCCTCAGAACATATACTGTGTCCATGTGGATGTGAAGTCCCCAGAAACTTTCAAAGAGGCAGTCAAGGCCATTATTTCCTGCTTCCCCAATGTCTTCATGGCCAGTAAGTTGGTTCCAGTGGTTTATGCCTCCTGGTCCAGAGTGCAGGCTGACCTGAACTGTATGGAAGACTTGCTCCAGAGCTCGGTGCCATGGAAATACTTACTGAATACATGTGGGACAGACTTCCCCATAAAGACCAACGCCGAGATGGTTCTGGCCCTCAAGATGTTGAATgggaagaacagtatggagtctGAGATACCTTCTGAGTACAAAAAAAATCGCTGGAAATACCGCTATGAGGTGACAGACAGACTGTACCTAACCAGCAAGATGAAGGACCCTCCCCCTGATAATTTACCTATGTTCACGGGGAATGCCTATTTTGTGGCTTCTCGAGCCTTTGTCCAACATGTCTTAGAGAACCCCAAATCCCAAAGACTGATTGAATGGGTCAAAGACACCTATAGCCCCGACGAACACCTCTGGGCCACCCTTCAGCGTGCTCCATGGATGCCTGGCTCTGTTCCTTACCACCCCAAGTATCACATCTCAGACATGACTGCCATCGCCAGGCTGGTCAAGTGGCAGGGCCACGAGGGAGATGTCAGCATGGGGGCGCCTTATGCACCCTGCTCTGGAATCCATCAGCGGGCCATCTGCATTTACGGGGCCGGGGACCTGCACTGGATTCTCCAGAACCATCACCTCTTGGCAAACAAGTTTGACCCAAGGGTGGATGATAACGTCCTGCAGTGCTTAGAAGAGTATTTACGTCATAAGGCCATCTATGGGACTGAACTTTGA